Proteins from a single region of Nitrospira sp.:
- a CDS encoding type II toxin-antitoxin system VapC family toxin, which produces MPYYYFDSTALVKRYSMERGTRVVNKLMVKRGKVAILPTWTVTDFYATLSNRAQQGEITRDDCYSVLYKFELESKAGLFEFIAPTMGTYLATKELVLEYPFLRAAQVMHLALALELKPLRLTVVSADAQLLAASKTAGLHIINPEDD; this is translated from the coding sequence ATGCCATACTACTATTTTGATTCCACCGCGCTCGTCAAACGCTACAGCATGGAGCGGGGTACTCGCGTCGTCAACAAGCTGATGGTCAAGCGTGGCAAAGTCGCTATTCTGCCGACCTGGACGGTTACGGACTTTTACGCCACGCTCTCCAATCGCGCTCAACAGGGAGAGATCACCCGGGACGATTGCTATTCGGTGTTGTATAAATTCGAGCTGGAATCGAAGGCCGGACTGTTCGAGTTTATTGCGCCGACCATGGGGACGTATCTGGCCACCAAAGAGTTGGTCCTGGAGTATCCCTTTCTCCGGGCTGCGCAAGTGATGCATCTGGCGTTGGCGTTGGAGTTGAAGCCGTTGCGACTGACCGTCGTGAGTGCGGACGCGCAGCTGTTGGCGGCGTCAAAGACGGCGGGCCTGCACATCATCAACCCGGAAGACGACTAA
- a CDS encoding LPP20 family lipoprotein: MRGPVRLRRDVVLPLVMLFIGGIALSGCTWFGGKSKPAWVDGATAEFSSSQYLLGQGQATNKGAATDQAYAAVARIFKAEVAAQAKDWESYLLVERHGSTNTERRLTLDQVTNVSTDKVLENVKILDTWYDRHQGVHYALAGMHRGQGEAAMMDKMRELDRAIETDLLEARQTTDKLTKVRNLRRATRNLVMRDAFNADLRVIRSSGQGTPAAYRVNELSNELDQFLSTNLVIAVEVTGDHAEPIQRSLAEGLIREGLHVTAQRAGSELLVRGTVRVWPIDVRDPQFKYVRWCSDFDVVESATQRVVGAVSRGGKEGHLSDREATAKALRVIQQEFSSDLAKAIASHVFGEASLPAQVPSPAGCPRESTPANPALSSPRPF, from the coding sequence ATGAGGGGTCCGGTCAGACTCAGGCGTGATGTCGTCTTGCCGCTGGTGATGCTGTTCATCGGAGGCATCGCCCTCTCGGGTTGTACGTGGTTCGGGGGGAAATCGAAGCCGGCCTGGGTGGATGGCGCGACGGCCGAATTTTCTTCAAGCCAATATCTGCTTGGGCAGGGCCAGGCGACGAACAAGGGTGCGGCAACCGATCAGGCCTATGCAGCCGTCGCCAGAATTTTTAAGGCCGAGGTCGCGGCGCAGGCCAAGGACTGGGAGTCGTACCTGCTGGTTGAACGTCACGGCAGTACCAATACGGAACGGCGGTTGACCCTGGATCAGGTGACCAACGTCTCTACCGATAAAGTTCTCGAGAACGTAAAGATTCTGGATACCTGGTACGACCGGCATCAGGGGGTGCATTATGCCTTGGCGGGGATGCATCGCGGCCAGGGCGAAGCGGCGATGATGGATAAGATGCGAGAACTGGATCGGGCGATTGAGACCGATCTGCTCGAAGCCCGGCAGACCACTGATAAGTTGACCAAAGTGCGAAACCTGCGGCGTGCCACAAGAAATCTTGTGATGCGTGACGCATTCAATGCAGATTTGCGCGTCATTCGTTCTTCCGGCCAGGGGACTCCGGCCGCGTATCGTGTGAATGAATTGTCGAATGAACTGGATCAGTTTCTCTCGACCAACCTGGTTATTGCGGTCGAGGTGACCGGGGATCATGCGGAGCCGATCCAGCGTTCCCTGGCTGAAGGATTGATTCGGGAAGGATTGCATGTGACCGCCCAACGGGCCGGCAGCGAATTGCTGGTGCGTGGCACCGTGCGTGTCTGGCCGATCGATGTGCGCGATCCGCAATTTAAGTATGTGCGGTGGTGCAGCGACTTCGATGTGGTGGAGTCCGCGACGCAGCGCGTGGTCGGCGCGGTCTCGCGCGGCGGGAAGGAAGGGCATCTGTCCGACCGCGAAGCCACGGCGAAAGCCCTACGGGTTATCCAACAAGAATTTTCTTCAGACCTTGCCAAAGCGATCGCATCTCATGTATTTGGAGAGGCGTCATTGCCGGCCCAGGTGCCATCACCGGCCGGGTGTCCGCGAGAATCCACACCGGCGAATCCGGCGTTATCGAGCCCACGCCCATTTTAA
- a CDS encoding HAD-IIB family hydrolase gives MTMFTTIEAPMRPRYLVFTDLDGCLLDSRTYSFDAARPALERLQANHIPVVLVSSKTRAEIEPLRQQLNHQGPFIVENGGAVFVPLGTFDFPLDRARRRSTYHVIEFGTPYALLRDVLKQIEEAVGTPLIGFGDLSIDEIMELTGLSREAALRAKIREYDEPYLVQGPATLATEVCRQIITRGLQWTKGGRFFHLTGLNNKGQAALRLLHCYKRQWNLDGTPGEVETVGIGDSLNDLPLLLAVDHPVLVQKPDGSYDHDIHVPQLIHAPGIGPVGWNQAILNLLRLAA, from the coding sequence ATGACGATGTTCACCACCATTGAGGCCCCCATGCGTCCTCGCTATCTTGTCTTCACCGATCTGGACGGATGTCTGCTCGACAGCCGGACCTATTCGTTCGACGCAGCTCGACCGGCCCTCGAACGACTCCAGGCGAACCACATTCCCGTGGTTCTGGTTTCCAGTAAGACGCGGGCGGAGATCGAGCCGCTTCGCCAGCAACTGAATCACCAGGGTCCGTTCATCGTCGAAAACGGCGGCGCCGTATTCGTGCCTCTCGGCACCTTTGATTTCCCCCTGGACCGCGCCCGACGACGGTCTACCTATCACGTCATCGAGTTTGGAACGCCCTACGCCCTGTTACGCGATGTACTCAAGCAGATTGAGGAAGCCGTCGGTACGCCGTTGATAGGATTCGGGGATCTTTCCATCGATGAGATTATGGAGCTGACCGGACTATCCAGGGAAGCTGCACTACGGGCCAAGATACGCGAGTACGATGAGCCCTACCTGGTACAGGGCCCCGCCACGCTGGCCACCGAGGTCTGCCGTCAGATCATCACGCGAGGATTACAATGGACGAAGGGCGGGCGCTTCTTTCATCTGACGGGACTGAACAACAAGGGGCAAGCCGCCTTGAGACTGCTTCATTGCTATAAACGGCAATGGAATCTCGATGGAACACCGGGCGAGGTTGAAACAGTAGGGATCGGGGATAGCCTGAACGATCTCCCCCTCCTGCTCGCGGTGGATCACCCGGTGCTGGTGCAGAAGCCGGACGGATCGTACGACCACGACATCCATGTCCCCCAGCTGATCCATGCCCCGGGCATCGGACCCGTCGGGTGGAACCAGGCGATTCTGAATCTGCTACGACTCGCAGCCTAG
- a CDS encoding caspase family protein has protein sequence MSLGIGLFWLAGLSGVSPASAQLGKPEGLYYKSWAVIVGVEHYLLAPSIPGALADAKTVAQAFRQMGFDEVVEVYDKDASFRHLQQLLSDMLPRKVGRMDRLVLFYVGHSGVTQDADGKDLGYLVPSDAQINNVAKSITFDQLKEFTRRLAAKHTLLILDTAVRGWEATAPQQLSLEGRLTPEDDTERRAMQVITAGDKGEVSKRVGDASLFVKSLLTGLQGAADLNKNGWLMASELGAYLEKELPAVTQGQQHPISARLDGDGDIILIEGRKTAFVLGAGPQTPAERQQAAKAQYDQAFALLQEGKRVEEALERLNRAIEFNPEFGEAYVLKSYVRLEILPNLDEALTAGQLAVKHAPTNPDSYYTLGLIYEKRGSFPEAEQALLQALKVNAGYQDVYFSLGTLYADHLKDQTKSVEAFRRYVELGGTDSRARAAVSQADAQRKP, from the coding sequence ATGAGTCTTGGTATCGGGCTGTTCTGGCTTGCCGGATTGAGCGGAGTTTCTCCGGCCTCCGCCCAGTTAGGGAAACCGGAAGGGCTCTACTATAAGTCCTGGGCGGTCATCGTCGGGGTCGAGCACTATCTGCTGGCTCCTTCGATTCCCGGAGCTTTGGCGGACGCCAAGACGGTGGCACAGGCCTTTCGTCAGATGGGCTTCGACGAAGTGGTTGAGGTCTATGACAAGGATGCCAGCTTTCGGCATCTACAGCAGCTCTTGTCGGACATGTTGCCGCGCAAGGTCGGGCGGATGGATCGTCTGGTGCTGTTCTACGTGGGCCATTCCGGAGTGACGCAAGATGCCGATGGGAAGGATCTCGGCTACCTGGTTCCGTCGGATGCGCAGATCAATAATGTCGCCAAGTCCATTACCTTTGACCAGCTCAAGGAATTTACCCGACGCCTGGCGGCGAAGCATACCCTGCTCATTCTTGATACCGCGGTTCGGGGATGGGAAGCCACGGCACCGCAGCAGTTGTCGCTCGAAGGCCGCTTGACACCGGAGGACGACACGGAACGCCGTGCGATGCAGGTGATTACGGCCGGGGATAAGGGAGAAGTGTCCAAGCGCGTGGGGGATGCGAGTCTGTTCGTGAAATCGCTTCTGACGGGGTTGCAGGGTGCGGCGGATCTGAACAAGAACGGTTGGCTGATGGCGTCCGAGTTGGGCGCGTACCTTGAGAAGGAGCTTCCCGCCGTCACGCAGGGGCAGCAGCATCCGATATCCGCCAGGCTGGACGGGGATGGCGATATCATTCTCATCGAAGGGCGCAAGACGGCGTTTGTGCTCGGCGCGGGGCCCCAGACGCCGGCTGAACGGCAACAGGCGGCGAAGGCGCAATACGATCAGGCGTTTGCGTTGCTCCAGGAGGGGAAGCGCGTCGAGGAAGCGCTCGAACGACTGAATCGCGCGATTGAATTCAATCCCGAATTCGGCGAAGCCTATGTGCTGAAAAGTTACGTACGGCTGGAGATTCTGCCTAACCTTGACGAGGCATTGACCGCCGGCCAACTGGCCGTGAAGCATGCGCCCACGAATCCTGACTCGTACTACACGTTGGGGTTGATCTATGAAAAGCGGGGGAGCTTCCCGGAGGCCGAACAGGCGCTCTTGCAGGCGCTGAAGGTGAATGCCGGTTATCAGGATGTCTATTTTTCGCTCGGTACGCTCTATGCCGATCATCTGAAGGATCAGACAAAGTCCGTCGAGGCGTTTCGCCGCTATGTCGAGTTGGGCGGAACCGATTCCCGTGCGCGAGCGGCAGTCAGTCAGGCTGACGCTCAGAGGAAGCCCTAG
- a CDS encoding penicillin-binding protein activator LpoB, with protein MVMKSGWLALGAVSVLTLAGCGHETKVTRIDAGVVTDLSGRWNDTDSRMVAETMVKESLSYPWLGNFTQAKHRQPVVVVGTILNSSHEHISVQTFVTDLERELTNSQKVTFVAGKGERDELRTERKEQAMYSREDTQKAPGKEIGADYMMKGTISTILDEADATKAVFYQVDLQMIDLESNAKVWYGQKKIKKVIEKKRTIF; from the coding sequence ATGGTGATGAAGTCTGGATGGCTGGCGCTGGGAGCGGTGTCGGTGTTGACTCTGGCAGGCTGCGGGCACGAAACGAAAGTCACGCGTATCGATGCCGGGGTGGTCACTGACCTGAGCGGGCGCTGGAACGATACCGACTCGCGGATGGTCGCTGAGACCATGGTGAAGGAATCGCTGAGTTACCCATGGCTCGGCAACTTCACGCAAGCGAAGCATCGCCAGCCTGTTGTGGTGGTCGGCACGATCCTGAACAGCAGCCACGAGCACATCAGCGTCCAGACGTTTGTGACCGACCTTGAGCGCGAGCTGACGAATTCGCAGAAAGTCACGTTCGTCGCCGGCAAGGGTGAGCGCGATGAATTGCGGACCGAGCGCAAAGAGCAGGCGATGTATTCCCGCGAAGATACCCAAAAAGCTCCCGGAAAAGAAATCGGTGCCGATTACATGATGAAGGGGACGATTTCGACGATCCTCGACGAAGCGGATGCGACCAAAGCCGTGTTCTATCAAGTGGATCTCCAGATGATCGATCTGGAGAGCAACGCCAAGGTTTGGTATGGGCAGAAGAAGATTAAGAAGGTCATCGAAAAGAAGCGAACCATTTTCTAG